The sequence GCGGTGGCGGACCTGATCGGCCTTCTCCGGGATCGTGCACGCGATGCCGCGCCTGCGCAGGTAGGCGCGGTTGGCGCGGGAGCCGTACGCCTTGTCGGCACGGACCTTGTCGGGACGCACGCGCGGGCGTCCCGGCCCCAGCCGGGGCACACCGATCCGTTCCAGCACGGGCTGGAACTGGGAAGAATCCCCACGTTGACCGGCAGTGATAATCAGCGATAACAGCTTCTGGCCCTGCTCGACGGCCAGATGCAGCTTGGTGGTCAGCCCACCCCGAGAGCGGCCCAGCCCGTGGTCGGCGCGTTCGACGTCGACGCCGCCGGGAGGCTCTACCTGCAGCTCCCCCTTTTACGCGTACCAGCGGCGTGCCGGTACGCGCGGGTGCCCGTGGAATCCACGCTCACCTCCCAGATGATCAGGCCCTTGGCATCCACTCTGGCCTGCAACTTCTTCAAGATCCGCGCCCAGGTGCCGTCCCGCTGCCAACGCCGGAACAGCCCGTACGCCCTCTCCCACTCGCCATACCGGACGGGCACGTCCCGCCACGGCGCACCCTTCCGTGTCCGCCACCGAATCCCACCGATGAGCTGCCGTTTCGTCCACTTCGGCGGCCTGCCCGGCTTCTTCCCGACCGGCAGCAACAGCTCCAGGACCGCCCACTGCGCGGCGGTCAAATCCCCACGAACCACCCAAAGACCATCCCAGAAGTCCTGTCTCGTTGAACCTGAGGCATGGTGTGAAGCACCTGCGATGCATCAGACTGGATCAGAATGTGATCTATGCAGCTCCCAGAACAACTTCGCCAGCTGATCGAGCAGGACGCCTCCTGGTCGACTGATCACGAAGGAGCCAGTGGTACGGCCCTGCGGGTCATCTCGGGATCGAAGGTCTTCTACGTCAAGCACGGACCCCTCGCCAGAGCCGAGCACTTGCGCCTGCGCTGGCTTCACGGACGCGTCCCCATCCCCGAGGTGGTCGCCTTCGAAGACCCCGCTCTCGTTCTTGCCGACGTAGGCGCTCCGTCCCTGGAAGCCGCCGCGCCCGCCGACGTAGGCGCCGTGCTGGGCCGGACGCTGCGCATGCTGCACGAGTTGCCCATCACCGAGTGCCCCTTCGACGGCCGACTGCCGGCGGTTCTCGAACGCGCCGGCGCCAATGTCCGCGACGGCCTCGTGGACCCGGACGACTTCGACACCGACCATGTCGGGCTGACCCCTGAGGCGATCTACGAACGGCTGCTGGTCACGCGCCCGCGCGTCGAGGACCTCGTCGTCGCGCACGGGGACTACACCCCCTCCAACGTGCTGCTGCCTGCCTCGGGAGAGCCCGTGGTCATCGATGTCCCGGCGCTGGGTGTGGCCGACCGGTACCGCGACCTCGCCATCGTCCACAGGGATTTGTCCGAGGACCATGGCCCGGCGGCCTGGGAGGGGTTCCTTTCCGCCTACGGCCTCGTCGACCACATCGAGGAAGAGCGGTTGTACTACTACCGGCTGCTGGATGAGCTTCTCTGACCCAGGACAGTGATCAGGCCGCAGATCGGTGAGACAACGGCAAGACACCTCGTGATCGATGAGATTGCCTCAGCTTCGACGAGACAGGACACCGGAAGTCAATCACTCATGTGATCTATTTCTGGAACAGGCCTTAGGACAGGTGCGGACTTCGGAGCTTCAGATGGGCTGAAGGCTTCGGATCCACAAGATGGCTCCGCGTAGATGGAGTCCCACGAGGTAGATGTCGGGAGGCTTGCCGGAGCGGAAGGCCGGCCGGCGGCCGGCCCGTCACTCCGGACCGCACATCTGCCGCGCGACCAGCTCGGCGAACTCGACGGCGGGCGGCTCGAGGTCGGCCCACGACCGCGCGGCCCAACCCGCGGTCGGTCCGGGCAGCTCCGGGATCGGCACCAGCCGGAGCGCGGGGTGAACCGACGACGCCCAATTGGGATTGGGAACGGTCGCCACGACGGCTCGGCTCACCCCCAGCTCGGCGAGCATCAGCGCGGTGTCCCAGTCCGAGACGGCCTGGGACGGGAGTACGCCCTCGCCGAACACCGCTTCGAGCCGCCCCCGGGAGCTGGACGACACCGGCAGCACGATGTTCGGGATGTCGGCGAGCTCGGCCGCGCTCAGACTCGCCCGCGCCGCCATCGGGTCGTCGCGATTGACCGCCAGCGACCACTGCAAATCGACTATCGGACGCAGCTCGACGTCGGCGATCGGGCCGCTGATGGAGATCAAGGCGATGTCGGCGCGGTTCGCGGCCAGGTCGGCGAGGCACGCCCGGCTGGTCGGCTGCGTGCGCAGGGTCAGCTGCATGCCAGGGTGGCGACGGCGCAACTCCAGGATCGCCTCTGGCATGAAGTGCCGAACGGTGGCGGCCCCCGAGCTGACCCGCACCTCCCCCGCGCCGCCGGCCGCCAGCGCGCGCAGCTGTAGCGCCGCCGCGTCGATCCGGCCCACTCCGGCGACGGCCGCATCACGCAGCAACCGCCCGGCCGACGTGGGCAGCACGCCGCGCGGACGCCGCTCGAGAAGGCTCAGGCCGAACTCCCGCTCCAGGCGGCGCACGTGCTGGCTCACCGCCGACTGGCTGCACGACAGGGCCCGCGCGACCGCGGTGAAGCTGCCCCGCTCGCAGACCTCGACGAACACTCGTAGATCATCCAGCGTCATAGGTAGAAGCTAACACTTATGGGTCAGCAACAAAATATGAGAATTGACTTCCCTTAAATAGGGGACGACGATTCCTACCACGCCGCAACACAACTTCTTCGCGGCTAGCTCTCCGCCGCCACTCAGACGCGGACCGGAGTGATCGCCTTCTGGGCAACGGCGACGGAAGGAAACCGTCATGTCCGAACCTCCTACCCGCATCGAAAAACCCCCGCAGCACTTTCACCGCGTGATGACCTGGCGGGACGCGTTCTCGCTGGCGATCACGCTGCCCGCCAGCGCCTTCGCACTGGTCGGCTACTGGACCGGCGCACTCGGCGCGTGGGCGGCCGTCACGCTGCTCGCCGTATCGGGGCTGCTCGCGATCTGCCAGAACTTCGTGTACGCCGAGATGGCGGCCATGTTCCCGGACAAGCCCGGAGGCATCGCACTGTACGCCTCGGCCGCCTGGGGCGGTCGCAGCCGTCCGCTCGGCGCTCTCGCTTCGGCGGGTTACTGGATCGGATGGTCATTCGGCCTGGCCGGGAACGCGCTCGTGGTCGGTGAGCTGATCGAGGCGCAGTGGTTCCCCCGGGCCGGGACGCTGGAGGTCGGCCCGCTGCACCTGGGCGGCGCACACGCCGTCGCGGTGGCCGCGCTGGTGCTGGTGTGGCTGCTCAACACGGCCGGGATCCGGCCCGCGGTCCGGCTGAGCACGATCGTCAACACCCTGGTGCTGGTGGTGCTCGCGGTGGCCGCCGCGACGGCGCTCCTCACCGGGAACCTGCACCTGGACCGGCTGACCTGGGGCCTCGGCGGCGACGGCCAGTCGCCGTTCGTGGTCGCGTGCGTGTGGCTGTTCCTCATGGGCTGGACCGTCTACGGCACCGAGATCGCCGCCACGTTCACCCCGGAGTACCGCAACCCGCGCTCGGACGCTCCCCGGGCGCTCATCTCGTCGGGCATCGCCGCGCTGGCCGTGTTCGTGCTGATGCCGGTGC comes from Streptosporangium roseum DSM 43021 and encodes:
- a CDS encoding aminoglycoside 3'-phosphotransferase — encoded protein: MQLPEQLRQLIEQDASWSTDHEGASGTALRVISGSKVFYVKHGPLARAEHLRLRWLHGRVPIPEVVAFEDPALVLADVGAPSLEAAAPADVGAVLGRTLRMLHELPITECPFDGRLPAVLERAGANVRDGLVDPDDFDTDHVGLTPEAIYERLLVTRPRVEDLVVAHGDYTPSNVLLPASGEPVVIDVPALGVADRYRDLAIVHRDLSEDHGPAAWEGFLSAYGLVDHIEEERLYYYRLLDELL
- a CDS encoding LysR family transcriptional regulator — protein: MTLDDLRVFVEVCERGSFTAVARALSCSQSAVSQHVRRLEREFGLSLLERRPRGVLPTSAGRLLRDAAVAGVGRIDAAALQLRALAAGGAGEVRVSSGAATVRHFMPEAILELRRRHPGMQLTLRTQPTSRACLADLAANRADIALISISGPIADVELRPIVDLQWSLAVNRDDPMAARASLSAAELADIPNIVLPVSSSSRGRLEAVFGEGVLPSQAVSDWDTALMLAELGVSRAVVATVPNPNWASSVHPALRLVPIPELPGPTAGWAARSWADLEPPAVEFAELVARQMCGPE
- a CDS encoding APC family permease — protein: MSEPPTRIEKPPQHFHRVMTWRDAFSLAITLPASAFALVGYWTGALGAWAAVTLLAVSGLLAICQNFVYAEMAAMFPDKPGGIALYASAAWGGRSRPLGALASAGYWIGWSFGLAGNALVVGELIEAQWFPRAGTLEVGPLHLGGAHAVAVAALVLVWLLNTAGIRPAVRLSTIVNTLVLVVLAVAAATALLTGNLHLDRLTWGLGGDGQSPFVVACVWLFLMGWTVYGTEIAATFTPEYRNPRSDAPRALISSGIAALAVFVLMPVLAAGTTGEAAITAEPLGFTVVMFENLFGGAGWLAVVVLCLAMLNLMSVATADSGRALHGMAVEGLTVRSLGVLNSAGMPARAMTAGLLVNVGLVVFIGNLLGVVFASNIGYMIAVVVALCGYVLLRRANTTPDRAFRLHRCWVSIAAALAGINLLLLVVAAFNPELTGYGSWRDELIGFGVLALAMTLYAARRLGDRTPTYKNPR